The following proteins come from a genomic window of Anguilla rostrata isolate EN2019 chromosome 17, ASM1855537v3, whole genome shotgun sequence:
- the LOC135243452 gene encoding proline-rich transmembrane protein 2, protein MAVNTNTAQPPLSPSAVPAVLEEELRAQSASLEPGPAPVTLQPVREEQSPAPGTPSQEHVQAQEDLMIMVNEEANKSNGVYPGPADSPPPSSRSSPPRQQQQQPKSYAYPNGRIRGSSRSGSLASMMASPRPSLSRQPSTITEGLGDGSKAHDYLFLAILSCFCPMWPFNIVALAYSVMSRNSLQLGNVDGARRLGRVAKVLSIFSLVGGVIIIITLLVVNWGLILKS, encoded by the exons ATGGCTGTGAACACCAATACCGCGCAGCCCCCTCTGTCCCCCAGCGCTGTCCCTGCTGTCCTGGAGGAGGAACTGCGGGCTCAGTCAGCGAGCCTGgagcccggccccgcccctgtcACCCTGCAGCCCGTGAGGGAGGAGCAAAGCCCCGCTCCTGGCACACCCTCCCAGGAGCATGTCCAGGCTCAGGAGGACCTGATGATCATGGTGAACGAGGAGGCGAACAAAA GCAACGGCGTGTACCCGGGACCCGCGGATTCGCCGCCGCCCTCGTCCCGTTCCTCGCCTccgcggcagcagcagcagcagcccaaATCCTACGCCTACCCCAACGGCAGGATCCGGGGGAGCAGCCGGTCCGGGTCGCTGGCCTCCATGATGgcctcgccccgcccctccctgtcGCGGCAGCCCAGCACCATCACCGAGGGGTTGGGCGACGGCAGCAAGGCGCACGACTACCTGTTCCTGGCCATCCTGTCCTGCTTCTGCCCCATGTGGCCCTTCAACATCGTAGCCTTGGCTTACTCCGTTatg tcCCGTAACAGCCTGCAGCTGGGCAATGTAGACGGGGCTCGTCGTCTGGGCCGAGTGGCCAAGGTGCTGTCCATCTTCTCGCTGGTGGGCGgggtcatcatcatcatcaccctcCTCGTCGTCAACTGGGGGC TTATATTGAAGTCTTGA